The Halotia branconii CENA392 region ATATTTTTGCGGGAAGCATTAGATCAAGCACAGGTGAGTCAACCAGAGTTTGAAGATTGGATGTATAAATATCAATTATTCATGAGAAATTAAGCTTGTGCCTGAGAAACAAGGAAACTAATGCTATGTCGCCCGCAGTTATAGAAAGTATTGTTAATGCCTACTTTGCTAATTTTGGGGCAATGAATCCAGAAGGCTGGGTAGAAAACTTTGCCGAAGATGCTCTAAGTCACGATCCAGTTGGCGAACCACCTGCAAAAGTCCATGAAGGATTCCGTCAGTTTATCGGGCAATTGCAAGCAGTTTTTGTAAAACTAGAACCGACAATCGAGCATATCTTCATTGCTGGCAACGAAGCAGCAGTTAAGTGGACAATGCAAGGAACTAGTAAGAGTGGCAAGGTAATAACCTTCGAGGGCATCACAATTTTCGAGATTAATGAAACTGGTAAAATTCAAACAACTCGCGCTTACTGGAACCCTGTTCAAATGGTGGCTCAACTGCGCTCTTGAAAAATGGTATTGAGTTGACCATTCTGCCCCCTGCTTTTTACTCAAGGTTAGAAAAGATTATATCAACTCCAAAGTTTGTTTTGTCGAGTATAAAGGTTGATGTGATATTGCACCTAGACGCAAAGCCAATTTAGATTTTGGGGTAATGTGTGTTTAAATTTCTCACGAAACTTGACTATTTGCTCAAAGAAACTTTCCTCGGTTTACTACGCGGAGGTTGGATGAATTGGGCAGCTATAAGTACTGTTACGGTATTACTATTTTTATTCGGTCTGAGTCTGCAAACTTCTTGGCAAGTGGAAAAAATGCTTAACCAGTTTGGCAGCCAACTAGAAGTATCAGTTTATCTCGAACCGGGTATACAAGCCCAAAGTATTGAGACATTTGTGGCGCAAATGCCGGAAGTCGTGACAATGCAAACAATTACCAAAGAGCAAGCTTGGACTAAGTTAGTTAAGGAATTGGGAATTACAGATATTGATGGTGCTACTCAGCAGCTAGGGGATAATCCTTTAGTTGACGAGATGAAGGTAAAAGCCAGAAATCCTCAGGTTGTGCCAACTTTAGCGACGCAGTTAGCTAAGTTACGGGGAGTTGAAACGGTGCAGTATGTAGATGAAGCAGTAAAACGTATCGCTCAATTGCACCAAGGTCTCAACTGGATTACTTTAACAATTACAATTATTTTGACTTTAACGGCGATCGCTGTCACGAGTACCACAATTCGTTTGATTGTCATGGCGCGTCGTCGAGAAATTGAAATTATGCAACTGGTAGGAGCAACTTCAGCGTGGATTTATCTACCGTTCATTTTACAAGGCATTGCCTTTGGTTTAGTTGGCGGTGCGATCGCTTGGAGTTTTATTTCTGTAATTCAACAGTTTATTAGTAAGTTGTTAGCCAATCAGCCAGAATTTATCAAATTTATTAGCAATGGTGTTCAGCTTACAGCCACACAAATCTTATTGTTGCCATTGATTCTCTTAAGTTTCGGTGCAGCGGTAGGATTAATGGGAAGCTTATTTGCTGTTCGGCGTTTTGCAAAAGGTTAAATACTAAGTATTGGGCATGGGGTATTGATAAAGGAAAAAGTTACTATGAAATCGCAGTGGGAATGTTTTCTGCAAAATCTTGGGGTCTGGGAAGGTTCATTTACCAATTTTTCGCCTCAAGGTACACTTCTAAAAGATATTCCTAGCCGTTTGACTTTAGAAGGATTGAACAACAACCAGACAGTGCGCCTGAGTCTCTGCCGTTCAGGACAAGCTGACATGGTTTTAGA contains the following coding sequences:
- a CDS encoding nuclear transport factor 2 family protein yields the protein MSPAVIESIVNAYFANFGAMNPEGWVENFAEDALSHDPVGEPPAKVHEGFRQFIGQLQAVFVKLEPTIEHIFIAGNEAAVKWTMQGTSKSGKVITFEGITIFEINETGKIQTTRAYWNPVQMVAQLRS
- a CDS encoding cell division protein FtsX, which codes for MFKFLTKLDYLLKETFLGLLRGGWMNWAAISTVTVLLFLFGLSLQTSWQVEKMLNQFGSQLEVSVYLEPGIQAQSIETFVAQMPEVVTMQTITKEQAWTKLVKELGITDIDGATQQLGDNPLVDEMKVKARNPQVVPTLATQLAKLRGVETVQYVDEAVKRIAQLHQGLNWITLTITIILTLTAIAVTSTTIRLIVMARRREIEIMQLVGATSAWIYLPFILQGIAFGLVGGAIAWSFISVIQQFISKLLANQPEFIKFISNGVQLTATQILLLPLILLSFGAAVGLMGSLFAVRRFAKG